One genomic segment of Dehalogenimonas alkenigignens includes these proteins:
- the rpmF gene encoding 50S ribosomal protein L32: MAPLPKRKLGKSRQGERRSHLHLEPKELMECPQCRQPMLPHRACPSCGTYDGRVILDLETKIKKKSEKTDKAAKEAAETAKAEKPEKSKKTKPEKAEKAAKSDKDKKVKAEKPAKPEKPAKDKKKAE; encoded by the coding sequence ATGGCCCCGCTACCTAAACGGAAACTCGGTAAATCACGCCAGGGCGAACGGCGCAGTCACCTGCACCTGGAACCCAAGGAATTGATGGAATGTCCTCAGTGCCGCCAGCCGATGCTGCCGCATCGCGCCTGCCCGTCCTGTGGTACCTACGACGGCCGCGTCATTCTGGATCTTGAAACCAAAATTAAGAAGAAGTCGGAAAAGACCGACAAAGCCGCCAAAGAAGCCGCCGAAACCGCCAAGGCTGAAAAACCCGAGAAATCAAAGAAAACCAAGCCTGAAAAAGCGGAGAAGGCCGCTAAGTCTGATAAAGACAAGAAGGTCAAGGCGGAAAAGCCTGCGAAGCCGGAGAAGCCGGCCAAGGACAAGAAAAAAGCCGAGTAG
- the fabD gene encoding ACP S-malonyltransferase, whose amino-acid sequence MVKPMLAFVFPGQGAQAPGMGLDVYEEYDSARAVFKAADERLGFSISRLCFEGPEEKLRETAIAQPAIVTASLAYLAALRDMDILPEPDFVAGHSLGEYTALAAAGALDVADAVQLAALRGRLMQLASQQSPGVMAAVMGLDEAVINQTAAESGILIANFNSPGQIVISGDRDRMATASEILVSKGARVVPLAVSGAFHTPLMAPAAEGLSKVVERLNFKDTAVPIVANTTGLPITGAEDIRAELLKQLTTSVYWQKSVEYMIGAGVSTFIEVGPGKVLSGLVRRINRDVRTINISEAQAIKNLQANPWN is encoded by the coding sequence GTGGTTAAACCGATGCTTGCCTTCGTGTTTCCCGGCCAGGGTGCCCAGGCGCCGGGTATGGGTTTGGATGTCTATGAAGAATACGATTCAGCCCGGGCGGTGTTCAAAGCAGCGGATGAGCGATTGGGTTTCTCCATCTCCCGCCTGTGCTTTGAAGGCCCGGAGGAAAAACTCAGAGAAACGGCTATTGCCCAGCCCGCCATCGTAACGGCCAGCCTGGCTTATTTAGCCGCCCTCCGTGACATGGATATTCTGCCGGAACCTGATTTTGTGGCCGGCCATTCTCTCGGTGAATACACCGCGCTGGCGGCCGCCGGCGCGCTTGATGTTGCCGATGCCGTTCAACTGGCCGCTCTGCGAGGCCGGTTGATGCAGCTGGCAAGCCAGCAGTCGCCAGGCGTTATGGCTGCGGTGATGGGGTTGGATGAAGCCGTCATCAACCAGACTGCCGCCGAGTCCGGCATCCTCATCGCCAACTTCAACTCGCCAGGCCAGATCGTTATTTCAGGTGACCGCGATAGGATGGCTACTGCCTCTGAAATATTAGTCAGCAAGGGCGCCAGGGTAGTGCCGCTTGCTGTCTCCGGCGCCTTCCATACGCCCTTGATGGCGCCGGCTGCCGAAGGTTTGAGTAAAGTTGTCGAGCGCCTTAATTTCAAAGACACCGCCGTCCCCATTGTAGCTAATACCACTGGCTTGCCGATCACCGGCGCCGAAGATATCCGGGCCGAACTCCTCAAACAGTTGACAACCTCGGTTTATTGGCAGAAATCGGTGGAGTATATGATCGGCGCCGGAGTCAGCACATTCATTGAGGTCGGCCCGGGCAAGGTGCTGTCCGGGCTTGTCCGGCGTATCAACCGCGACGTCAGGACGATTAACATTTCCGAGGCGCAGGCAATCAAGAACCTGCAGGCTAATCCATGGAACTGA
- the fabG gene encoding 3-oxoacyl-[acyl-carrier-protein] reductase — translation MELRRLEGKVAVVTGAGRGIGAAIARRFSVEGASLVLNSLSDSAFRIADEINAAGGRAVAVQGNVSVAAEAVRVIETAGASFGRLDILINNAGITRDGLLLRMSEEDWDAVLDTNLKSVYLCCRAALRPMLKSRGGGRIINLSSVIGLSGNAGQANYAASKAGIIGFTKSLAKELASRQVTVNAIAPGFIVTDMTAGLTGEAKEALLARIPLGSLGAAEDIAAAAAYLASEEARYITGQTLTVDGGMTL, via the coding sequence ATGGAACTGAGGCGGCTGGAAGGCAAGGTCGCCGTCGTCACCGGCGCTGGCCGTGGCATAGGCGCCGCAATCGCCCGCCGCTTCTCCGTCGAAGGGGCGTCGCTGGTCCTGAACAGCCTGTCCGATTCGGCTTTCAGGATCGCTGACGAAATCAACGCCGCCGGCGGCAGGGCCGTGGCGGTACAGGGTAACGTATCAGTCGCCGCCGAAGCGGTCCGGGTTATCGAAACCGCGGGTGCCAGCTTCGGTCGCCTGGATATCCTGATCAACAACGCCGGCATCACCCGCGACGGCCTCCTCTTGCGGATGAGCGAGGAAGACTGGGACGCCGTCCTGGATACCAATTTGAAGAGTGTTTACCTCTGTTGCCGCGCCGCGCTGCGTCCAATGCTCAAGAGCCGCGGCGGCGGGCGGATTATCAACCTGTCCTCAGTAATCGGTCTTTCCGGCAACGCCGGTCAGGCTAACTACGCTGCTTCTAAGGCCGGCATCATTGGCTTTACCAAGTCATTGGCCAAGGAACTGGCTTCCCGGCAGGTGACGGTCAACGCTATAGCGCCCGGTTTTATTGTCACCGACATGACCGCCGGTTTGACCGGCGAGGCTAAAGAGGCGCTCCTGGCCCGCATCCCGCTGGGAAGTCTCGGCGCGGCTGAGGATATCGCCGCTGCCGCCGCCTACCTGGCTTCCGAAGAAGCGCGCTACATTACCGGCCAGACCCTGACCGTCGACGGCGGAATGACCCTGTAA
- the nusB gene encoding transcription antitermination factor NusB, producing the protein MTKRHEARVLALKVLYEADIVRHDAAAVLDRQMAGADLPAENDVFARALVEGTLKHQAEADGIITRLAPAYPVSQLSPIDRNVLRLAIYELFHDNNVPVRVAINEAVELAKEFGSESSAKFVNGVLSSVATLVQRD; encoded by the coding sequence ATGACCAAGCGCCACGAGGCCCGGGTCCTAGCCCTTAAGGTTCTTTATGAAGCGGATATCGTCCGGCATGACGCCGCCGCGGTGCTTGACCGCCAGATGGCCGGCGCCGACCTGCCAGCCGAGAACGACGTTTTCGCCCGGGCGCTTGTCGAGGGGACGCTGAAACACCAGGCCGAGGCCGACGGCATCATTACCAGGCTGGCCCCGGCTTACCCTGTGTCACAGCTTTCACCCATTGACCGCAACGTCCTGCGGCTTGCAATCTACGAGCTTTTCCACGATAATAATGTCCCAGTTCGAGTCGCCATCAACGAAGCGGTGGAACTGGCCAAGGAGTTCGGCTCGGAAAGTTCCGCCAAGTTTGTCAACGGAGTGCTGAGTTCAGTGGCGACGCTGGTTCAGCGAGACTGA
- the acpP gene encoding acyl carrier protein, protein MATVLERVKKIAVEQLSVEEKDVIPESKFTEDLGADSLDLVELIMALEEEFSTPEAKLEIPDEEAEKLLTVKDVVDYVKAKGVKD, encoded by the coding sequence GTGGCCACAGTTTTGGAACGCGTCAAGAAAATCGCCGTCGAGCAGCTCTCGGTGGAGGAAAAGGACGTCATCCCGGAGTCCAAATTCACCGAGGACCTGGGCGCCGACTCGCTCGACCTGGTTGAGCTCATCATGGCCCTTGAGGAAGAGTTCTCCACCCCGGAAGCCAAGCTGGAGATCCCGGACGAGGAAGCCGAGAAACTGCTCACCGTCAAGGATGTCGTCGATTACGTCAAGGCCAAAGGCGTTAAGGACTAG
- the proB gene encoding glutamate 5-kinase translates to MNEKPQYRRIVIKLGTNLLTGGTGKLDQTVMSGLVAQVAAVIRQGSQAIIVTSGAIAAGKEKLSAYKKHRDIPYKQVLAAVGQSRLMNVYEGLFAAHDLTVAQALLTRTDLSDRSGYLNARNTLLAIMELGVIAIVNENDVVAVDEIQEAKFGDNDSLSAMVANLVDADLLLILSDVNGLYTANPRTDPEARLIPVVERITAEIEALAGGAGSAAGTGGMITKIEAAKLATASGVHVIIASGRLDKVIEQIAVGGCPGTHFLPQAFPDARHRWLVSGLSTRGRVLIDEGAVRAVMKCSSLLPAGIKAVEGVFKRGDIVRLISPGGSQLGFGIVNYDAAEIDKIKGLHSDAIAGKLGHSYGDEIIHRNNLAVC, encoded by the coding sequence ATGAACGAAAAGCCTCAATACCGCCGCATTGTCATCAAACTGGGTACAAACCTCCTCACCGGCGGTACCGGCAAGCTTGATCAAACGGTCATGTCCGGCCTGGTAGCGCAGGTCGCCGCCGTTATCCGCCAAGGCAGCCAGGCAATCATCGTAACATCAGGCGCCATCGCCGCCGGCAAAGAGAAACTGAGTGCTTACAAAAAGCACCGCGACATTCCCTACAAGCAGGTTTTAGCCGCAGTTGGGCAGAGTCGGCTGATGAATGTTTATGAAGGGTTATTTGCCGCCCATGATCTGACCGTGGCACAGGCGCTTTTAACCCGGACCGACCTGAGCGACCGTTCCGGTTACCTCAACGCCCGCAACACACTGCTGGCGATAATGGAACTGGGCGTCATTGCTATTGTGAATGAAAACGACGTGGTGGCGGTGGACGAGATTCAGGAAGCCAAGTTCGGCGATAACGACAGCCTTTCGGCAATGGTGGCCAATCTGGTTGACGCCGACTTGCTGCTTATTCTTTCTGACGTCAACGGCTTGTATACCGCCAATCCGCGGACCGACCCTGAAGCCCGGCTCATCCCGGTTGTCGAGCGGATCACCGCCGAGATCGAAGCGCTGGCCGGCGGCGCCGGCAGTGCGGCCGGCACCGGGGGCATGATCACCAAAATCGAAGCCGCTAAACTGGCCACGGCTTCAGGCGTCCATGTCATCATTGCTTCCGGAAGGCTGGATAAAGTCATCGAGCAGATTGCCGTCGGAGGCTGCCCTGGGACCCACTTCCTTCCCCAGGCATTTCCGGATGCTCGTCACCGCTGGTTGGTTTCCGGGCTTTCGACCCGCGGCCGGGTACTGATTGACGAAGGTGCCGTCCGGGCTGTGATGAAATGCTCCAGCCTGCTGCCCGCAGGAATAAAGGCTGTCGAGGGTGTTTTCAAACGCGGCGACATTGTCCGGCTGATCTCCCCGGGGGGCTCCCAGTTGGGATTCGGCATCGTCAACTACGACGCCGCCGAGATCGATAAGATCAAAGGCCTGCATTCCGACGCCATCGCCGGGAAGCTAGGCCACAGCTATGGCGACGAGATTATTCACCGTAACAACCTGGCGGTTTGCTAA
- the mfd gene encoding transcription-repair coupling factor, translating to MNLNGLFPLITESQPLRDWLSDNRRKRQTISRFSVTEAARPYLIGALLNQLRRPGLVIAANAEKARNLTEQLGLWLNEDAVRSFPGPDLLPYQRAAVDRGTELETVRALAEIGGQPVSKPLITIVAADALLRLLPDPETFRSSWITVAAGTETPPLELARKLASIGYRAEHLVETPGTYARRGGIMDVFSPAGDNPVRLEFFGDVIDRIHVFDAATQRSLKSLDHVSFSPATLVLEPELLPGIDLSGIVDEMRTELAEELDGLKCGIRPETAAFWAPYQNRSSLLDFLSPDSLVIIDEPVAVEQAWEIFSREAETLRAEKTAAAELPADFPLPYLPWKPIRESMASFQTAELSSWGSGEGGVIELPLMPAPSYAGRLNSFFTRVNELRDQGLRLVVASYQSDRLKELFSEAGISYHFTSSLAAPPAAGTVTLVHALLDRGWVLAGTTFFFTDAELFGFVKERSRPRRRAQTQRLFLPELTPGDHVVHIDHGVARFGGIVIMEVSGARREYLQLEYASSDRLYVPTDQVDRVSRYVGGDGEAPVLNRLSTQEWARSKERAKAAAEEVAAELIELYAARQIVPGYAYSRDTMWQRELEGSFPYVETLDQFRALADVKEDMEKPVPMDRLILGDVGYGKTEVALRAAFKAVMDGKQVAVLVPTTVLAQQHYSTFKSRLAAFPVKVGVISRFRSDKEQKAILESLEQGGIDILIGTHRLLQPDVHFKKLGLLIIDEEQRFGVMHKEFLKRMRQEVDVLTLSATPIPRTLHLSLVGVRDLSVIETPPNERLPVKTFVSGYDDHLVREAILREKERGGQVFFVHNRVQSIYFIAERLKKLVPEVSFIVGHGQMPEGELEAAMARFAEGSVDVLVCTTIIESGLDVPNANTLIVNQADRFGLTQLYQLRGRVGRGAVLAYAYFLYEKGKRLTGDAEKRLRTIFEAAELGAGYGIAMKDLEIRGAGSLLGTRQSGHISAVGFHLYTQMLSEAVAEQKAKKTGKETELLKSSRIPPPTIELPLSAYIPDSYIPEEALRLGLYKRLAAIQNEKELSDFERELTDRFGPPPPEAQNLSYIIRIRLLGLKAGIKAVGMESGLIAISFLAGIAPDLKRISPLKDGLRASASKLWLDYLRLGRRWRDLLEETVWRLGK from the coding sequence ATGAATCTTAACGGGCTGTTCCCACTGATTACCGAATCTCAGCCTCTCCGTGACTGGCTGTCTGATAACCGGCGAAAACGGCAGACCATCAGCCGTTTTTCGGTTACCGAGGCTGCCAGGCCGTACCTGATCGGCGCATTGTTAAACCAATTGCGCCGGCCGGGACTGGTGATCGCAGCCAACGCCGAAAAAGCCCGCAATCTAACCGAACAGCTTGGTTTGTGGCTGAACGAAGATGCTGTCCGGTCGTTTCCCGGGCCCGATCTCCTGCCCTACCAGCGGGCAGCTGTCGACAGGGGGACTGAACTTGAGACGGTTCGCGCGCTGGCTGAAATCGGCGGGCAGCCGGTATCGAAACCTTTAATTACCATCGTCGCTGCTGATGCCTTGCTGCGGCTTTTGCCTGATCCGGAGACTTTCAGAAGCAGCTGGATCACTGTCGCCGCGGGTACCGAAACACCTCCGCTGGAGTTGGCGCGAAAACTCGCAAGCATAGGGTACCGGGCTGAACATCTGGTTGAAACTCCCGGGACATATGCCCGGCGGGGCGGCATTATGGATGTTTTTTCGCCCGCCGGAGACAACCCGGTGCGCCTGGAGTTTTTCGGGGATGTCATCGACAGGATCCACGTATTTGACGCCGCCACTCAGCGTTCGCTGAAATCGCTGGATCACGTGAGTTTCAGCCCAGCCACCCTGGTGCTCGAACCGGAACTGCTGCCGGGGATTGACCTGAGCGGGATTGTCGACGAAATGCGCACCGAGCTGGCTGAAGAACTTGACGGATTGAAGTGCGGCATCCGGCCGGAAACAGCGGCTTTCTGGGCACCATACCAAAACCGGTCTTCGCTCCTGGATTTCCTCTCTCCGGATTCCCTGGTAATTATTGACGAGCCGGTCGCGGTCGAACAAGCCTGGGAGATTTTTAGCCGGGAAGCAGAGACCCTCCGCGCCGAGAAGACCGCCGCGGCCGAACTGCCGGCCGATTTCCCTTTGCCTTATCTCCCTTGGAAACCAATACGTGAAAGCATGGCTTCGTTTCAGACCGCTGAATTGTCTTCGTGGGGATCCGGGGAGGGCGGCGTTATCGAACTGCCGCTTATGCCGGCTCCCAGTTATGCCGGGCGGCTGAATTCATTTTTCACCAGGGTTAATGAGCTTAGAGATCAAGGTTTGCGTCTGGTGGTAGCCAGTTATCAATCCGACCGGCTGAAAGAGCTGTTCTCTGAGGCAGGTATTTCTTACCACTTCACCAGCAGTCTTGCCGCGCCGCCGGCCGCTGGCACCGTTACCTTGGTCCACGCTTTGCTGGATCGGGGATGGGTCCTGGCTGGAACAACCTTCTTTTTTACCGATGCCGAGTTGTTCGGTTTCGTCAAGGAACGCTCTCGCCCGCGCCGGCGCGCTCAAACGCAAAGGCTCTTCCTGCCTGAATTGACTCCGGGAGATCATGTCGTTCACATCGATCATGGCGTCGCCAGATTCGGCGGCATCGTCATTATGGAAGTTTCCGGCGCTCGACGCGAATATCTGCAGTTGGAATACGCCTCCAGCGATCGGTTGTATGTGCCGACGGATCAGGTTGACCGGGTTAGCCGCTATGTTGGGGGTGACGGCGAAGCCCCGGTTCTGAACCGTCTGAGCACTCAGGAGTGGGCGCGTTCCAAAGAACGGGCCAAAGCAGCCGCCGAAGAGGTGGCTGCTGAGCTCATTGAGCTTTACGCCGCCCGCCAGATCGTCCCCGGCTACGCCTACTCACGCGACACGATGTGGCAGCGGGAATTAGAAGGTTCCTTTCCTTACGTGGAGACGCTGGACCAGTTCCGGGCTCTGGCCGACGTCAAGGAAGACATGGAAAAGCCTGTACCGATGGATCGCCTGATCCTAGGCGATGTCGGCTATGGTAAGACCGAGGTGGCGCTGCGCGCCGCCTTTAAAGCGGTCATGGACGGCAAGCAGGTGGCTGTGCTGGTGCCGACCACCGTCCTAGCCCAGCAGCATTACTCAACCTTTAAGAGCCGCCTGGCTGCCTTCCCGGTGAAAGTGGGGGTGATTTCCCGCTTCCGCAGCGATAAAGAACAGAAAGCCATCCTGGAATCTCTGGAGCAGGGCGGCATTGATATTCTGATCGGCACCCACCGCCTGCTGCAGCCTGATGTCCATTTCAAGAAGCTGGGTCTCCTCATCATTGACGAAGAACAGCGTTTCGGTGTGATGCATAAGGAGTTTTTGAAGCGGATGAGGCAGGAAGTTGACGTGCTTACCCTGTCGGCTACCCCTATCCCCCGCACCCTGCACCTGTCGCTGGTAGGGGTGCGCGACCTGAGCGTCATCGAAACACCGCCGAACGAGCGGCTGCCGGTCAAGACTTTCGTCTCCGGCTACGACGACCACCTGGTACGCGAAGCTATCCTGCGGGAGAAGGAGCGGGGCGGCCAGGTTTTCTTTGTCCACAACCGCGTTCAAAGCATCTACTTCATCGCCGAGCGGCTCAAGAAACTGGTGCCGGAGGTTTCTTTCATCGTCGGTCACGGCCAGATGCCGGAGGGCGAACTTGAGGCGGCCATGGCCCGCTTTGCCGAGGGCTCGGTGGACGTGCTGGTCTGCACCACCATCATCGAGAGCGGGCTGGACGTGCCCAACGCCAACACCCTGATCGTCAATCAAGCTGACCGTTTCGGTCTGACCCAGCTTTATCAGCTAAGAGGCCGTGTCGGCCGCGGCGCTGTACTGGCTTATGCCTACTTCCTGTATGAGAAGGGTAAGCGTCTCACCGGCGACGCCGAAAAGCGCCTCCGCACCATCTTTGAGGCGGCAGAATTGGGAGCGGGCTACGGCATCGCTATGAAAGACCTGGAGATCCGCGGCGCCGGGTCGCTGCTCGGCACGCGGCAAAGCGGCCACATCTCGGCGGTGGGGTTTCACCTTTACACCCAGATGCTCTCCGAGGCGGTGGCTGAACAGAAAGCCAAAAAAACAGGCAAAGAAACCGAACTGCTTAAGTCCAGCCGGATACCGCCCCCGACAATCGAACTGCCGCTGTCAGCCTATATCCCTGACAGTTATATTCCCGAAGAGGCGCTTCGGTTAGGATTGTATAAACGCCTGGCGGCGATACAAAATGAGAAAGAATTGTCCGATTTCGAACGGGAGCTTACCGACCGGTTCGGCCCGCCGCCGCCCGAGGCGCAGAACCTATCCTACATCATTCGCATCAGATTGCTGGGTCTGAAGGCTGGGATCAAAGCAGTAGGCATGGAGAGCGGCCTTATCGCCATTTCGTTCCTGGCGGGGATCGCGCCTGATCTTAAGAGAATCTCGCCTCTGAAGGACGGCCTCCGCGCTTCGGCCAGCAAGCTGTGGCTGGACTACCTCCGCCTCGGCCGCCGCTGGCGCGACTTGCTGGAAGAAACAGTGTGGCGGTTGGGTAAATGA
- a CDS encoding DNA-3-methyladenine glycosylase I produces the protein MERCPWPLSGGEIMIRYHDEEWGAPAHTDAQHFEFLVLEAFQAGLSWLTVLRKRAAFREAFADFDAAAVAAFDDLRIKELLSNPGIIRNRLKIRAAVNNAGRFLEVQAEFGSFDAYLWHFTRGKPVIGGWTSLAELPARTGLSDQISADLKRRGFKFVGSTIIYAHLQAVGIVNDHLVNCFRFKELTGT, from the coding sequence ATCGAGCGCTGTCCCTGGCCCCTGTCCGGCGGCGAGATAATGATCAGGTACCATGACGAGGAATGGGGAGCGCCGGCTCACACCGATGCTCAGCACTTTGAGTTCCTGGTACTGGAAGCCTTTCAGGCTGGGTTATCGTGGCTGACCGTCCTGCGCAAGAGGGCCGCCTTCAGAGAGGCCTTCGCCGACTTCGACGCCGCCGCCGTGGCGGCCTTCGATGACCTGAGAATCAAAGAACTGCTGTCAAACCCGGGCATCATCCGCAACCGTTTGAAAATCCGGGCGGCAGTAAACAACGCGGGGCGGTTTCTTGAAGTCCAAGCCGAATTCGGCAGCTTTGACGCTTATCTCTGGCATTTCACCAGGGGTAAGCCTGTTATCGGCGGTTGGACTTCGCTGGCAGAACTGCCGGCAAGAACCGGGTTGTCAGACCAAATTTCGGCTGACCTGAAGCGCCGCGGTTTTAAGTTCGTCGGTTCCACCATTATCTACGCCCACCTTCAGGCGGTGGGTATCGTTAACGACCACCTGGTAAACTGCTTCCGATTCAAGGAACTAACTGGAACTTAA
- a CDS encoding aminoglycoside N(3)-acetyltransferase produces the protein MAETDRVKYNPLPLTVSSLTDDFRRIGVRPGMTLIVHSSLSSMGWVCGNAQSVIMALEAAIGETGTLVMPTHTSDNSDPAFWSRPPVPSQWWDIIRAETPAFDPELTPTRKMGAIPETFRKQPGTVRSNHPQVSFAARGPLAARIVSDHSLNYALGDASPLGRLYEIGGFILLLGVGYENNTALHLAEFRANFPGKKVERGGAAVNENGRRIWKILEDFSEESDRFPEIGAAFEAAHPHKVTTGRIGLAEARLMPVRDLVDFATAWLEANRK, from the coding sequence TTGGCTGAAACCGACCGGGTCAAATACAACCCGTTGCCATTGACCGTAAGCTCATTGACCGACGACTTCCGGCGGATCGGAGTGCGTCCGGGGATGACCCTCATTGTCCACTCATCTCTCTCCTCCATGGGTTGGGTATGCGGCAACGCCCAGTCGGTCATCATGGCGCTGGAGGCGGCTATCGGCGAAACCGGTACCCTTGTCATGCCGACCCACACCAGCGATAACTCCGACCCCGCTTTCTGGAGCCGCCCGCCGGTACCGAGCCAGTGGTGGGACATCATTCGCGCCGAGACGCCGGCCTTTGATCCGGAATTGACGCCGACCCGCAAGATGGGCGCGATACCGGAGACTTTCCGCAAGCAGCCAGGGACCGTCCGGAGCAACCACCCCCAGGTGTCGTTCGCCGCCCGCGGCCCGCTGGCGGCGAGGATCGTATCCGATCACAGCCTGAATTATGCGCTGGGGGACGCCTCTCCGCTTGGCCGATTGTACGAAATCGGCGGCTTTATACTGTTGCTCGGCGTAGGTTATGAGAACAATACCGCCCTGCACCTGGCCGAATTCCGAGCTAATTTCCCGGGGAAGAAGGTCGAGCGCGGCGGTGCGGCAGTCAACGAAAACGGCCGGCGCATCTGGAAGATCCTGGAAGATTTTTCGGAGGAGTCCGACAGGTTTCCGGAAATCGGAGCCGCCTTTGAGGCGGCACACCCTCACAAGGTTACGACCGGCCGAATCGGTCTAGCTGAAGCCAGGTTAATGCCGGTGCGCGACCTCGTGGATTTCGCGACGGCATGGCTGGAGGCCAACCGGAAATGA
- a CDS encoding metallopeptidase family protein, translating into MDKNRFANLVEQALDKLPDEFLEIMDNVEVLVEDYPTKSQCAGAKKTELLGLYEGVPLTERDSRYSLVLPDKITIFQKPIEAICRTDSEIIDQVEKTVKHEVAHFFGMSDDELDDIEAGWLEGEEE; encoded by the coding sequence ATGGACAAGAACCGCTTTGCAAACCTCGTGGAACAGGCTCTGGATAAACTCCCCGATGAATTTCTGGAAATCATGGATAACGTTGAGGTCCTGGTCGAAGACTACCCCACCAAATCCCAGTGCGCCGGAGCTAAGAAAACGGAACTCCTGGGCTTGTATGAAGGCGTTCCGCTGACCGAGAGGGATTCACGCTACAGCCTGGTGTTACCCGATAAAATCACCATTTTCCAAAAACCGATCGAAGCCATTTGCCGCACCGACTCCGAAATCATTGATCAGGTCGAGAAAACGGTTAAACATGAAGTTGCCCATTTCTTCGGCATGTCGGACGACGAACTCGACGACATCGAGGCCGGCTGGCTTGAAGGGGAAGAAGAGTAG
- a CDS encoding TfoX/Sxy family protein, whose amino-acid sequence MPASKEFLELVLEKLAPLGAVTGRSMFGGFGVFHEGEMFGLISNDVLYLKADDSNREDYVKTRQPAIQTDALLGRSCRCLRGHRRTH is encoded by the coding sequence ATGCCCGCCTCAAAAGAGTTCCTCGAGCTGGTCCTGGAAAAGTTGGCGCCCCTGGGCGCCGTCACCGGCAGGAGCATGTTCGGCGGTTTCGGTGTCTTCCATGAAGGCGAAATGTTCGGACTGATCTCCAACGACGTCCTGTATTTGAAAGCCGACGACTCCAACCGCGAAGATTATGTAAAGACCCGGCAGCCGGCAATACAAACCGATGCCTTACTGGGCCGTTCCTGCCGATGTCTTCGAGGACACCGCCGAACTCACTAA
- a CDS encoding TerC family protein has protein sequence MDVTIWHWVGFNVFLVTMLMLDLFVFHRKAHVIQMKESLRWTAFWVGLAIIFGLGIWYFEGSGSALDFFSGYLVEESLSVDNLFVFLMLFTYFCVPKEHQYRVLFWGILIAIVLRAAFIVGGIALFHALEWMVYVFGAFLIFTGVRMGMQKEDNPHPEANPVVKLLCKFLPMTPKYHGGKFFTKENGRRVATPLFMVFAAINLTDIIFAVDSIPAILAITDDPFIVYTSNMFAIMGLRSVYFALSGFAERLHYLHYGLSAVLIFLGIKMVLSDILHIPTLLSLLIIGSILAAAVIASLRRPPEPRPVPDLSCPPKEDGATCVIDEIRKEE, from the coding sequence ATGGACGTAACTATCTGGCACTGGGTCGGATTCAATGTTTTCCTGGTCACAATGCTCATGCTTGACCTGTTTGTCTTCCACCGAAAGGCGCACGTGATTCAAATGAAGGAATCATTGCGGTGGACGGCTTTTTGGGTCGGCCTGGCGATCATCTTCGGCCTGGGCATCTGGTACTTTGAAGGCTCAGGCTCCGCCCTGGATTTCTTCAGCGGCTATCTCGTCGAAGAATCGCTCTCGGTAGACAATCTATTTGTCTTCCTGATGCTTTTCACCTATTTCTGTGTGCCGAAGGAACACCAGTACCGCGTCTTATTCTGGGGTATCCTGATCGCTATTGTGCTGCGGGCGGCGTTCATCGTTGGCGGCATTGCCCTGTTCCATGCCCTGGAATGGATGGTTTACGTATTCGGGGCTTTCCTGATTTTCACCGGCGTCCGCATGGGCATGCAAAAAGAAGACAATCCTCATCCGGAAGCCAACCCGGTGGTGAAATTATTATGTAAATTCCTGCCGATGACGCCCAAATACCACGGCGGTAAATTCTTCACCAAAGAAAACGGGCGGCGGGTGGCGACGCCGCTGTTCATGGTATTTGCCGCCATTAACCTGACCGACATCATCTTTGCCGTTGACTCCATTCCAGCTATCCTGGCTATCACCGACGACCCGTTTATCGTCTATACCTCAAATATGTTCGCCATCATGGGCCTGCGCTCAGTCTATTTCGCCTTATCGGGCTTTGCCGAGCGCTTGCACTACCTCCACTACGGGTTGTCCGCGGTGCTGATCTTCCTGGGCATCAAGATGGTCCTTTCCGATATACTGCATATCCCCACACTCCTGTCGCTTCTTATCATTGGTTCAATCCTGGCCGCGGCGGTCATCGCTTCCCTGCGGCGGCCGCCGGAGCCCCGGCCGGTGCCCGACCTGTCCTGCCCGCCGAAGGAAGATGGCGCGACGTGCGTCATTGATGAAATCAGGAAGGAGGAATAG